One genomic window of Sphingobacterium oryzagri includes the following:
- a CDS encoding family 43 glycosylhydrolase — translation MKRYVAVIAFLFSCFSTIAQQPAPAGYVLVWADEFDQDGTPNANFWNFEEGFKRNREDQWYQKENAHCQDGFLYITARKEVKPNPTYQAGSKDWALSRKKIQYSSASLNTMGKKKWQYGRFEMRAKIPIGSGLWPAFWTLGVDKEWPSNGQIDIMEYYRGDILANIATGTKERWKAAWHTASKKVAELGGEKWADEFHLWRMDWDEKEIALYVDDSLMNKVAVDALVNQDGTGFNPFKQPHYLLLNFALGGINGGAIDDKLLPARYQIDYVRVYQQAADTAAKASEFRPGARWEDQNGEHINAHGGGIIFHEGTYYWYGEKRGGKTSLGVNVYSSKDLYNWRFEKLAFSPSDDPSSAIAWGCIMERPKVIYNAANKKFVMWFHLELKGQGYAAARAAVAVSDTPTGPFTFVDSFRPNGNMSRDMGLFVDDDEQAYHIYSSDENYALRLVRLTPDYLQATTEDKLLFRNHREAPALFKYNNKYYLFTSGCTGWAPNKAELHVADKLFGPWQSLGDPMRGPQSTLTFDGQSTYVLPVQGKKDAFIFMADRWKPNNLLDSRYLWLPISLENGEVTVNWQDQWDLSVFD, via the coding sequence ATGAAAAGATATGTCGCTGTTATTGCTTTCCTGTTTTCGTGCTTCTCTACTATCGCGCAGCAGCCTGCCCCTGCTGGCTATGTGTTAGTCTGGGCCGATGAGTTTGATCAGGATGGAACTCCAAATGCCAATTTTTGGAACTTTGAAGAAGGCTTTAAACGAAATAGAGAAGATCAATGGTATCAAAAAGAGAATGCTCACTGTCAAGACGGTTTTTTATACATAACCGCGCGGAAGGAAGTAAAACCTAACCCTACTTATCAAGCGGGGAGTAAAGACTGGGCATTATCCCGAAAAAAGATACAATACAGCAGTGCTTCGTTAAATACGATGGGCAAAAAAAAATGGCAATACGGGCGCTTTGAAATGCGCGCCAAAATACCCATTGGATCAGGCCTTTGGCCTGCGTTTTGGACGCTAGGCGTCGATAAAGAATGGCCGTCAAACGGGCAAATCGATATTATGGAGTATTATCGCGGTGATATCCTGGCCAATATTGCAACGGGCACAAAAGAACGCTGGAAAGCAGCCTGGCACACGGCCAGCAAAAAAGTGGCTGAGCTTGGTGGAGAAAAATGGGCTGACGAATTTCATTTATGGCGCATGGATTGGGACGAAAAAGAGATTGCACTGTATGTGGATGATAGCTTAATGAACAAAGTTGCGGTTGATGCGCTTGTCAACCAGGATGGTACAGGGTTTAACCCATTTAAACAACCGCACTACCTGCTGCTCAACTTTGCTTTGGGCGGCATAAACGGTGGCGCAATCGACGATAAACTGTTGCCAGCGCGCTACCAAATAGATTATGTGCGCGTTTACCAACAAGCAGCAGATACAGCCGCAAAGGCAAGCGAGTTTAGGCCAGGGGCACGTTGGGAAGATCAAAACGGCGAACATATCAATGCACATGGTGGTGGAATCATCTTTCACGAGGGAACGTACTATTGGTATGGCGAAAAACGTGGCGGAAAAACATCGCTGGGCGTCAATGTATATTCCTCTAAAGACCTTTATAATTGGCGCTTTGAAAAGCTGGCCTTTTCACCATCGGATGATCCGTCAAGCGCGATTGCCTGGGGCTGCATTATGGAACGCCCAAAAGTAATATACAACGCTGCAAATAAAAAATTTGTGATGTGGTTTCATTTGGAGTTAAAAGGACAAGGTTATGCCGCGGCACGGGCAGCCGTTGCGGTAAGCGATACGCCGACCGGGCCATTTACGTTCGTAGATAGTTTTCGCCCCAATGGCAATATGTCTCGCGATATGGGGCTTTTTGTAGATGACGATGAACAAGCATATCACATTTATTCATCAGATGAAAATTATGCCCTGCGTCTGGTGCGTTTAACACCTGACTACTTGCAAGCAACTACCGAAGACAAGCTGCTTTTCCGTAACCATCGTGAAGCACCTGCCTTGTTTAAATACAATAATAAATACTACCTGTTTACCAGCGGTTGTACAGGCTGGGCGCCTAATAAAGCCGAGCTACACGTGGCTGATAAGCTATTCGGACCGTGGCAGTCGTTGGGCGACCCGATGCGTGGCCCGCAATCTACGCTGACATTTGATGGCCAATCGACGTATGTTTTGCCTGTGCAAGGTAAAAAAGATGCCTTTATTTTTATGGCTGATCGCTGGAAACCTAACAACCTGTTAGACAGCCGCTATCTCTGGCTGCCGATAAGCCTGGAAAATGGTGAAGTGACCGTCAACTGGCAAGATCAATGGGATTTAAGCGTATTTGATTAA
- a CDS encoding DUF4488 domain-containing protein: MKKVCSLFNCCAIVIGMTMLISFSSFVSLETLSKKKVKSRMVGVWELVSYGSQKADEHQASPGQLKVFGQDGDYTFVQVGQAGTELAHKGTFRVQSDSTYTEKIEFAVRQNLRGVSSTVHYVFHSEEEMLVHGTVSDIVFHEKWRKVKLHLK; the protein is encoded by the coding sequence ATGAAAAAAGTATGCAGTCTATTTAATTGCTGTGCTATCGTGATCGGTATGACGATGTTAATCAGCTTTTCCTCTTTTGTGTCGCTAGAGACGCTGTCGAAAAAGAAAGTCAAGTCGCGTATGGTCGGTGTATGGGAACTTGTTTCTTACGGCAGCCAAAAAGCAGATGAGCATCAGGCAAGTCCGGGCCAACTGAAGGTCTTTGGGCAGGATGGTGATTATACGTTTGTGCAGGTAGGACAGGCAGGAACGGAGCTGGCGCATAAAGGAACGTTTCGTGTACAGTCGGACAGTACCTACACCGAGAAGATCGAATTTGCCGTCAGACAAAACCTGCGCGGCGTATCTTCGACCGTTCATTATGTATTCCATAGTGAAGAAGAAATGCTGGTACACGGTACGGTTAGCGATATTGTTTTCCATGAAAAATGGCGCAAGGTCAAATTGCACCTGAAGTAA